The Bos javanicus breed banteng chromosome 24, ARS-OSU_banteng_1.0, whole genome shotgun sequence genome segment CTTTTTAAGGGGCGGGGGGGAAGACAAAATAATCCTCCACAACAGGACAAGATGCTAACTAAGGATCCCAAATTCCTGCCGGAATGCCAATCAAAATGATGGTGGGAAATAAATCCCACCAGTTACAATCACCATCATCACAAATTTATAAACAATAAGTGCAGGCGGGAGTCTGGAGGAAAAAGAATGCCTCTAAGCGGTCTGtgggaacattctttggcaatagTCAGCGTAACGGAAAGTCtcttaatgactgaaaaaaaaaaaacaaaacctctcagAGAGATCAAAACGAGGATCTGACATCCCAACACCTTGGCCTATATCCTGAGAAAGCCACTGATGAAAAGGTGCATGAACCCAAGGTACACTACAGCACTGCTTCTGTTACCTAGTCCTGGCTCGCTCTGCTCACTGCAAGACAGTCCAAAGAATTTGAGAGACACCAGCgcttgaggcaaggaagagacttttttttttttttttttaaggaagcatCAGAGTCCTCTGaggcattttatttgtattacatCCCTAGAAAAAGAATCCAAGGATTTTCCCTCCTGTATGTTTTCGTCTTGCTTCTTCATGGTCCATGATGCCAGCTGAGGTTGTCAGTACAATGAAACCAAACTGACGGGATGAGAGCAGGTTattctgccatttttctagatctttgAGTTGCACATCAAATCTAGGGCTGATCACTCCACACTTATTTAGCCTGCCTGTGAGGTTCACAACAATTTTCCCAGCCCTGTGATCATCAATGATTTCAAATTCGCCAACATAACCATGTTTCATCATCACTGTTAGAAACCTGATGATGACTTTGGAGCATGGCCTAATAAGGACCTGGCGTTTGCCTCTCTTTTCGGCATTGTTGATACTCTTGAGAGCATCGGCCAGGACATTCATGCGCACCATTCTGGCGGCACGGAAAGATGGCGGAAAGAGACAGGAAGAGACTTTAATAGAGGAGttggctgaccaagaagatggcaggctagtgcctTGAAATAGCCATCTTGTCAGGGCCTGATTGCCAGGGTCTTTTATGGGTCAGAAATGAGAGGggagatgagaaaacaaaataaaaagactattCAGTCCTTGCAAATGTCCCCTAGAACAGCAAGCAATTGTCTGAAtccaccctttggaactcagagaaggtcaAGGAGGTTGAATGAAGCCCATATCTTACAGacaagaaatggagaacacagaaCAGATCTCTACTCCAGAACCCCACAGAGTTTTACTCAGTTTTAATTTAGGGAACTAGGCAACTATGACTGTGATAACTTCCTGTCAAAATGGAGCATAGGACTGCCTCAGCTTGGAGAAGAGACACTGAATTGGAAGTATTTCTGAGTTCTAAGTTTTAGATCTGAGTCTTGTATGATTAAAATCTCAATCTCTTGGTCTGCCATTTTGGTGTAACAGACCCAATTAGAAGTAGTTGGAGGAGTGATAACTGGAATTTAgtagacaaaataaatctcattttttttttttttttaagaagaataggcctgaaacccagtctggacctggcacttcagggagacttgtagccaggtagccagttgcctagtttttataaaaagtaaggttGCAGTTACTTGCTTCcagcagacattgttttgagaatggtgGCATCCAAGCCTGATatgactcagaaaactcaagtgtttAGCAATACAAGGTCTAATCTGAAAGTACACCTATAGCAACACCTAATTATTTCCCAGGATATCTGAACCATAGCTactctaatagccaaagcagatTTCACCATTAATGACATCAGTGtttttctaggtatgagaagatgcaagaattgggactCATAACatcttttcttgaaaagatttaactatctgaagacctgttctgccagttttttccagagcacagagtgtcTGATTCTTGTTtatcaccctgaactccttttagGGGCGTTGAaagtcagcagttgcagcagccatgatttaatctttgtagatgtAGATGGCAAGTGTCAGTCTTCAGTTGGCAGAGCCCCTTTTTGCTCATAAACTTGGCCATGATTTTgaggggggcatttcatgaccattttatcCAATGGTGTTGAGAATGTCCATTCTCAGGTTTGGCAAAGGTTTTGTtgacaggccactcaatgtgctgttactggactaggccataaaacagtaTCCAAAATTTTCTGGACCACCTGTCTattagcctcttggtccaggaaaatatttcttcttgttgtttcttcccatatctagagttactgTTACTATCATCTATCTCATATGggactatatattattttattagagGCCTCAGACACACATTTGACAGTATAAGAAAcagcaattttgtaaaacaggtgaaatacaaataacatagccCAGCAGTATTAGTAAAGTCACAAGTAAGACTTAAGAGCTTCCATTAGACGTAGCCCAGTAGATctcaggtcatctgacttagtctGCTTTGTAGAATCTTTATTTTCCAaggaaattatatattggcacCATCTATAAGGCACATAGCCCAGTTTTCTAGTATTACTAGACTGATTGGgcttagtatgatttaattgtttccaacacagaggagactttaaacctaaattaccatagcctggtgttatctatataaatctatcccataattgtgggagattttttcctcctttgttgaaaccttttttgttgttctgattgagcttgagtaatagaaaaaagctcaaatttatggccagagtcagagcaggcaTTATTAATTGGCCGGGTGTGGggatcccatctagtaatatcacagtgacctgaatatgactataatttttttttttaaagtaaattttctcagggccaaccagttagagtcttgtagtagagaaatttaccaaggtaacccagaactagacacaggtaattggccacaaacccaacaactgaattgatttctaaaactagcatagACTCAGGCCTATGATggaaaagcatttgatttatatgtaaaggtctaagaagtcaagaaaacataaatgatcgTACAaatcaggtccagcatcttgggtAAGCTGTCTATCTCTGATGTCGTCATCTTCTCATTCTGGTGTAGTGTAGTTTCTCTTGCTTGAGCATCATTTTAAGGTGAGATCAGGTCAGCTGTCTTCTCTATAGACCAATCCAGTGTAGGGGATTTTGGAAGTGGGAATTAATCTAAGAGTtaatttcccttcagtttcattgtgcatgagctagttaagagtacctgataaagaagtccttccatccaggttggagacagtcccttaaattatgtctttttccagtcctggttgcaggtcatgaggcatctgatctttatccaaagatagattactgagataagcttcagaaacaaacttagggtgtTCTCcaagaatttaattaaattttacattaatatcacaTAACAGCAAAGAATTATCTAAGAGATGAGTCTTACTAGATGcagacctccattaacaaactgggatttaatatttttttgaaatatctttttttccctacagttaccctcatttttatcaaatataaacaaaataaggcTAATTTGTTAGCAAAATAGTTCTGTTCTCACTAATTTTGgtctgatgatttatataaccataattgattatagacttttttattttgctgaaagatttatagagtctcagactgaacttttaaaataaaacagggctgggaaactcacacaaaaggcttatcacagattttgcctaacaAATATAGAtgaatttttccctttttaaggtCTCAAAACTTTCTTGAGATTTTTGTACCCATGAGATAACCTTCTTAACTCATTTGATAAACTTACTGGAAACCTAAGAATTTCCAATTTTTAGAGGAGTCagatagagagaaaatataattgttttgtttataacgtttaattttaccaaagtattgtcataattagtttgagagGACGGTTTTCCCTATTCCCTGAAAACCTAAGATTTAAACCCgtaatttttcagatagaaatcataaaagttataagcatatttGTTGGTACATGCAGTctttttgttaacttttgtgaaggcatcaggttttccattagaataccaggacatatcagaatgttaagaactccatataatttctaggatatctgTATTAATAATTTTACCATATATTATAACATGAGtggatttattactcatttgataatctttttaatgtaatttaaccaaccaaataaacacagtttaataTCTCTTTTTGAGATGTTTCAGGGCCCCTCTGAAGtaccccaaagttagctagaggtcaaaaaaacttcaaaagaatTCTATTTAGGAAGTTTTATCGAAAAGATCAAgtaaaagggtttagaacatttggtcagatttagtcaatgttgggagaaggcaatggcaccccactccagtactcttgcctggaaaatcccatggacggaggagcctagtaggctgcagtcaatggagtcactgggagtcagacacgactgagcgacttcactttcacttttcactctcatgcattggagaaggaaatggcaacccactccagtgttcttgcctggagaatcccagggacggggagcctggtgggctgccatctctggggtcgcacagagtcggacacgactgaagtgacttagcagcagcagcagcagtcaatgttgatgggtgtatcatttagcttgTTGATATGTCATAATAGGCCTAAATAccaaggctcaaggtctagtgaaagtcagctccgccatcttggacctagttgacTCTAACCAGTTTTCTTATTGCTGTGTCATTTCTGACAAAATCCATTTATCTAACTAACTGTAATCTACttttagaaaatcctgatcattcataactctttttagtattttttaataccttttttaataactttttcttttcttttccttttttttttttttttactgaaaacacacgTCCTACTTTCCTTTAGCAACCAAGAAttaacttttatattagcatttcatacattggtgagcataaataccagtgataatttctaaaatccttgctttcttagaacattttaggatggcaTCAAACATTATCCATTTATAGTCtcaaatctctttagtttctctgtaaaagcaaattagtgtttagtagtaaatgtttcaaaatcttattttatttggaaatgacctaactATTTAATAGACTTCCAACACTAAACACACTTGGCACAACTCTTAGAAATTTAAGTTACGCCAATCTGGAGAAACTATTTTAGGCATATTTCTagagaataattatttttaatagagtttataTAAAAGCTCAtacatcatttacattttttagaagtttcttcactcgaggtaatttccttgttgacaaacttgtaaccgacaatatttaacttttattggaagaagcacaagctggaatcaagatttccaggagaaataccaataacctcagatatgcagatgacaccacccttatggcagaaggtgaagaagaactaaagaacctcttgatgaaagtgaacgaagagagtgaaaaagttggcttaaagctcaacattcagaaaacaaagatcgtggcatctggtcccatcacttcatgggaaatagatggggaaacagtggaaacagtatcagactttctttttttgggctccaaaatcactgcagatggtgactgcagccatgaaattaaaagacgcttactccttggaaggaaagttatgaccaacctagatagcatattcaaaagcagagacattactttgccaacaaaggttcgtctagtcaaggctatggtttttcctgtggtcatgtatggatgtaaaagttggactgtgaagaaagctgagcaccgaagaactgatgcttttgaactgtggcgttggagaagactcttgagagtcccttggactgcaaggagatccaaccagtccattctgaaggagatcagccctgggctttctttggaaggactgatgctaaagctgaaactccagtactttggcaacctcatgtgaagagttgactcattggaaaagactctgatgctgggaggggttgggggcagggggagaaggggacaacagaggatgagatggctggatggcatcactgactcgatgggcgtgagtctgagtgaactctgggagttggtgatggacagggaggcctggcgtgctgcgattcatggggtctcgaagagtcggacacgactgagcgactgaactgaactgaactgaaacctaggtacaatgaaaatattttacttagtgTTAATTACTCTAAGACATATCTATATTAGATAGGTcaacaaataaacattaatatcaggtatttaatactgaatatttcccagttcacatgaacctggaatttattcatttaaaattatttgatttgtaagtgcttacctttttttaagccaattaaatagagctcatctacaaattaacctcaaaaatattatccagagacaaagacataccaAGACATATTTAGACAGACACAGTGCAAGATCTAGCTTCATTATCTAAGTTTAGTCGTGAAttagatattacaatataaaatttattagtttatttaaaaaacagttgaaatatataaaaattttaaagtctttttccccttttccctcagtctcagggagttagagatggtctagataagtgttCCTGAGAGCCCTTGTCTCAAGGCACatggaaagaaaatcaagttctaacaaaatggcagcaggtctaaaccaaatggtggccagacaaagcaaaatggccatcaaaaaccacaacacagaacacagagttaaaacacacacatataaacctggaagtcctcatcagacactcccttaaatacaagaatacagtctctcagaaaacctcctacagagacacagaacttcagatccaagtactaacatcttcaaagatttcaaagggaggaaaggaaaccaggttgaaagaagaagggggaggaggcaggagggggggCAAAAGAGGTGGCCTTACAGATGTCTCCTGCCACCTACAGATACCCAGGCGTTATGGGActtttccctgggcctccagagaagggaggactggaacttggccctaccagaaatcagaccagaccagaaccAGAATTTGAATTCTCTGCCTAGAGGAGGTGATCAatctccaatcctcagctcaggctgagggccGTTCGACCAGATTCTTGCGTCCAGGACCGGGGGACTAGAAAAacggggaaggataggaagggttaaggggaggaaagagagagggaaggggagaggggtcaataaagtctcttgttccttaccggtcggggcactctggccagttgtccacgtcaggaggagaccagggacaaaagggtcccagttgcagctgctgggtctggtccattggcaggcaagctggcccctgagtaccctgagtggtcaggatgtcagtctcagtgAAGAAGAGTCCCCGCCAGAGTCGCCGTTTGTTGAaggaaggcggaccccttccagggcccgaaactgggctcttatctaacactcggaaatgaattatccaaggagacacatgtactgacaaagcaagagattttattgggaaagggcacccgggtgtggagcagtagggtaagggaacccaggagaactgctctgctgcaTGGCTCTCAATAtagggttttatggtgatgggattagtttccgggtggtctttggccaatcattctaatttaGAGTCTTTCTTGTGGCgcacgcattgctcagccaagatggatgctagcgagagggattctgggaagtggacagacatgcggtgtctcctttcgacctttcctggactcttccggttggtggtggcttattagttccgtttcttatcaggatctcctgtcataaaacaactcatgcaaatggttactatggtgcctggccaggatgggcagtttcaatcagtgtgcttcccctaacacaatGACTATTCAAGACGactttccttcaggattgactggtttgatctccttgcaacacaagagactctcaaaggtcttctccaacaccacag includes the following:
- the LOC133237373 gene encoding small ribosomal subunit protein uS8-like, producing MVRMNVLADALKSINNAEKRGKRQVLIRPCSKVIIRFLTVMMKHGYVGEFEIIDDHRAGKIVVNLTGRLNKCGVISPRFDVQLKDLEKWQNNLLSSRQFGFIVLTTSAGIMDHEEARRKHTGGKILGFFF